Within the Thermoleophilia bacterium genome, the region ACCGACCATGTATATCCGGCCCTGATCCTGACTCTGCGCCGCCAGATCGGACAGCAGTGAGTTCCCTTCGACGAAGGCACTGAGGCGGCTGCTGTCACCGAGTGGACTCTCTTTCATCGCTGCACTTCCCCTACCATGATCCACCCTGCGGATGAACGCCGAGTTTTCGACACCCGACACCCCCGAAACCAACCCTCCCTGGTGGCAACAGCCACGGAAGATGGCGGTCATCCTCCTCGGCGGAGTGGTGATCCTGGCCGGCGGCCTGGCCCTCGCCTACAACGAGCTCAAACGCCCCGGTGACGTCAACAACGAGTCGGTGCCATTCAAGGAACCGCCGACGAAAACCAAGCCGAAGACGACCACCGTCGACTGGCCGACCTTCCGCTACAACAACCAGCGCACCGGCTATCTGCCGGCCAGGAAGATCAAACCGCCCTTCGAGCGCGTCTGGCGCTACGGCGACCAACCACTGCTCGAGTTCCCGCCGGCAGTGGTCGGCGACTCGCTCTACTTCGTCGACAACGACGGCTATGCCCACGCGCTCAAGACGAAGAACGGCCACAAGATCTGGGATCGTAGGATCGCGTCGCTGAACGCGTCGACGCCGACCTACGCCGATGGCGTGCTCTACATCGTGAACCTCGAACCGGGGCAGATCCAGGCGCTGAAGGCAAAGAACGGCAAGCAGATCTGGAAGAAGTCCCTGCCCTGTCGTTCGGAGTCTTCACCGGCCGTGGTCGACGGGATCGTGTACTTCGGGTGCGAGGACGGCAACCTTTACGCGCTCAAGGCCAAGAACGGCAAGAGCGTCTGGACGACCGGGGTCTCCGGGGCGATCAAGGGTGCCCCCGCCTACGCAAACGGAATTCTCTACGTCGGCGACTACGGCGGCGCGATGACCGCGGTCCTCGCGAAGAGCGGTGCGATCAAGTGGCAGAGCCAGTCGCTCGGCCCCGGCCTCGGCCAGCCCGGAACCTTCTATTCGACTCCGGCCGTGGCCTACGGCCGGGTCTACATCGGCAACAACGACGGCCGGGTCTACAGCTTCGATGCTGAAACTGGCGAGGTCGCCTGGACCTACTCGACCGGCGACTACGTCTATTCGGGCCCGACCGTCGCCAAGGTGCCGGGTACG harbors:
- a CDS encoding PQQ-binding-like beta-propeller repeat protein, translated to MAVILLGGVVILAGGLALAYNELKRPGDVNNESVPFKEPPTKTKPKTTTVDWPTFRYNNQRTGYLPARKIKPPFERVWRYGDQPLLEFPPAVVGDSLYFVDNDGYAHALKTKNGHKIWDRRIASLNASTPTYADGVLYIVNLEPGQIQALKAKNGKQIWKKSLPCRSESSPAVVDGIVYFGCEDGNLYALKAKNGKSVWTTGVSGAIKGAPAYANGILYVGDYGGAMTAVLAKSGAIKWQSQSLGPGLGQPGTFYSTPAVAYGRVYIGNNDGRVYSFDAETGEVAWTYSTGDYVYSGPTVAKVPGTPPTVYIGSFDGSVYALDAKSGEARWTYDMGGRVIGSLSVINKLVYASTFDGTNTYGISAKTGQKKYEFHTGAYMPAISDGEKLYLVGYSSIHAMKPVTEKELKADRKAKKQAQAAKKKAKPGKKSSQAASKQ